The Mariprofundus ferrinatatus DNA window ACGCGGCGCACGTAGAGTTTGACGCCGTGCTTCGCTTCAACCTGCCAGAGGTCGAACGGGGCACGCTTGGGAAGGTAGAGAAGCAGCGTGTATTCGTATTTGCCTTCAAGGCGCTGGTGCATGCGTGCCAGTGGATCCTCGAAATCGTGGCCGACATGTTTGTAGAAGTTGTTGTACTCCTCGTCTGTAAGCTCAGATTTCGGGCGCGTCCAGAGCGCCGATGCCTGGTTCACTGTTTCCACCTGGGCCGGTTTCACCTCTTCGCCCTCATCGCCGCTCACGGCAGTTCCCATCATGCGGATCGGGAAGGGGATATGGTCGGCATATTTGTGCACAATCGATTTGATCTTCCAGTCATCGAGGTAATCGGTTGCTTCATCGCGCAGATGCAGCGTGATCTCGGTGCCGCGCTCGATCTTCTCGACTGTTTCAATGGCGTATTCACCGTCGCCCTTCGACTCCCAGAGCACGCCGTGCTCTTTTTCAAGACCGGCGCGACGGGTTTTCAGGGTGACCCGGTCGGCCACGAGGAAAGATGAGTAGAAGCCGACGCCGAACTGGCCGATCAGGTGCGCATCTTTCTCCTGGTCTCCGGAAAGCTGGCCGAAGAACTCCTTGGTACCGGAGCGGGCGATGGTTCCGATATTGGCAATTACCTCATCCTTGTTCATGCCGATGCCGTTATCACGGATGGTGATGGTCTTGGCATCCTTGTCGATAGCGATGAATACATGCAGGTCGGAATCGCCTTCGAAGAGCGCGTCGTCCGTAGTCGCCTCAAAGCGAAGTTTATCTGCGGCGTCGGAAGCGTTGGAGATCAGCTCGCGCAGGAATATCTCCTTGTTGGAGTAGAGCGAGTGGATCATCAGATCCAGCAGCTGTTTAACCTCGGTCTGAAAGGCGCGTGTCTCTTTTGTTGCAGTCATGGATTCTCCTCAAACAGTGTAATAAAAATTGGTGAGTTGATTAGATGGGGTCTGCCTCAGGCGATTTCAAGGGCCTGGCGAACAATTTTCCATGATTCCAGTTTTTGTTCCCGCCTTATCGAAGCATTGGCGGGGCTGGTCGATGGCAGCAGCTGCCGCTCGATATCGTGTAACGGTGCCGGCAATCGTGGCAGAACAAGCCGCCGGAAGAGTTCTTCCGCCTTGCGCCCGTTGAAGAAGATGACACGGATATGGGGGTGCGCAGCCAGGAAGGTGGCAAAATCGTTAGCGACCACCGATTCCATCTCAATTGCGCTATCGAGGCTGCCAGGGCGCACGCACTGGTATGCTACATCCCAGAGTGCAATGCCATTCGCGCGCAGACTTTCCAACCGGGCTTCGTAGGCAAGCGAGGGATCAAAGCCGAACAGCTCACCCATAATTGGCCAGAATCCATTCTGTGGGTGGGCGTAATATTGAGCCGCTGCCAGCGATTTCCTGCTCGGCATTGAGCCCAGAATCAGCACCTTTGCATCGCGGTTTGCGGAATATGGGAATCCGGTTTCAGTCATCCCCGAACCGTTTCACTGAATCATCTCTCCGGCAAGTGGCGACCGCTTGTCTAATCAGCCAGCCCAAGATCTGTTCGGGGATGCAGTATGAACTCGAAAAATATCTACGAGTGGCGGCTTCCGGCCAACTCCGGTCATTCAATCAGTCGAATTGTTTGGGGTTCGCTGCCCTGTAATAGAGGCAGCCGCAAAGCCTGCACGACTCCTTTTTCTCCATGCCGAGGAGTTCCTGCCTCACCTCTTCAATCACATGATGATGACAGAGCGTTCCATCAATCTCCCAGCACTGAGGCCCGTCTGCCTTGCCGTACATGGGACACTCGGTCTGATTGCATCCAAAATAATCGTAGCAGCGCATAGCACCTCCGCGGCATTACACACACTCCCCCGTACACTATAAATATAGTTCCTACTGCCTTATTTGTCGAACGTCCTAAGTTGGCCGTTCTAAGACGGTCAGAATGTAAGAGCGATAGTATCAACCCAGTGGTGCCCTGTTTTGTCCGGTACGGAGAGCCGGGCAGGGGGCAAACGGGAAAGCCGTCTGATAGAGTGAGAAAGGACGTCAATTTTAATTTGGCTGGAAAAGAAAAAGGGCCCCGGAAGGGGCCCTTTTATTTGAACTTTGTCCGGAGGAACTAAGGGAGGGAGGGGAGGGTGTCACCTCCGGACATGGCAAACATTAGAGACTCCCGGTTAGAGGCTGGTTAATTGACAATGAAAACCTATTAATGTTTGCTAATATAATAATCCACACTTGGTTGTTCCCATTTGCCTGTGCGCTGCATATGCTCCCGGCGGGTATCAATCTTAAGCAAGAGGTATACGGTGTGCACCAACGTCTCATTGATCTGATAGGAAAGCGCAATCCGATCTTTGCAGGCAATATCGAGCGCGTGGGCCTGCTGCGAATTATTCCTGCAGCACTGGCCATGTACCTGCTGATTCCCTTCTTTATTTTCCTGCATGTTGTCTGCCTGATGCTGCTCTACAATACGATGATTTGCCTGCTGCTCGGAGTGGAGCAGGTCAAGTTGCGCAACTACATCATCATCGATCGACACAAGCTTACGGGCCTCTCTTATACCGGGCGTTTCCACTGCATCTACTGCGGATATGCCAACGGTATCTGTGTTGCTTTCGGGGTGCTGCTGACCCAAATATCCAGCGTTTCCGGGCATGAGGGAGAGAAACGCGGACTCCTGCCATCAATCACCTATTTTGCTGCGGCATTTCTCACTGCAATGTCGATGTCTATTATCGTACTTATGTATAACGTGGTCATCGCCACTGCTCTCGGGCTGCACAGGCTTGGCATGAGCCAGGCGTATGACAAGATGGACGAGGGTGGTTTCGGTAATGGCTTTACCATCTTCGGCAGGGCAGGTTATTTGAGTCTGCGCTACCAGCAGGCATTAATACTGGTACTGGCCAACATCCTTGAGCAGATCGAATCGCAGTGGTGCCCCATCAAGCATCTCGACCGTGAGGGGGCCGTTTATCCCGAACACCACAAGTTCTTTGTCGAGCGCTGCGAGTTGTGCGAGCTCAAACGCATCCTCTCCTGCGAGGGCTCTGTCTCGCCGCGAAAGCCTAAGTATTAGCACTTAAAGCTTACCAGCTGATTTTGACCTTGCGCTTGCCCCATTTGCGGGCGGCTTTGATATCGGTGCCCATGTAGATGTCGATCTTGCGTTTCCAGCGCTTGTGCATTTTGTCCTTGACCATGTAGTAGCCGGGAAGCCCCTCGATCTTTACCTTCGTGTTGTGCTTGAGCCCCATCTTGATCAGGTCGCGCGAGACGGCGATCACCCGCATGCCGGGCCTCAGTTTATCACCCCAGGCACCGATGGCGGGGTTTCCGTGCGTTTGCGCCTTTACCGAGTTATAGGCGCTGGCTGTTACCTTCAGCGTATGTTTGCTGCCGGAACCGGAGTGGGCAACGCTGCAGCTGCCGAGAGAGACGAAAAGCAGCGCGAGAAATAGTTTCCTGAAATGCTTCATGCGGCCAACATTACCATGAGCAGGTTCCCTATCTGTGATGCTGCGCAATAATGGCTTCTGCGGCCTTGAGCCCGTCAACAGCGGCACTGACGATGCCTCCGGCATAACCGGCACCTTCACCGACCGGATAGAGCCCTTTAAGCGTGATGCTCTGCATCTGAGCATCGCGGGTGATGCGAAGGGGTGAGCTGGTTCGGGTCTCTGAACCGAAAAGATTGGCCTCGATAGTGACAAAGCCGCGCAGCTTGCGACCGAATGCCATGATCCCCTCTGCCAGCGGCTGGCTTAACCACTCCGGGAATATCTTCCTGAGGTCCGCCGGTACGGCAGCAGGCTTGAAGCGGGTGTCGGCAAGTTTGCCGGTCGGGCGATCGTTTACGAAATCGATCAGCCGCATGGCAGGCGCTGCATAGCTGTTGCCGGCAGCCCTGAAGGTGGCGGTTTCCAGCTCGCGCTGGAAGTGAATGCCCATCAGCGGATCCTGTTTATACCCATGCCGGCGGATATCATCGGGAGTCACCTGCACGACAATGCCGGAGTTGGCCCATTTGCCCCCGCGCTTGGCGTTGCTCATGCCATTGACCGCCATGCCTCCTGCTTCGGTAGGCGAGGGTACGATGAGTCCACCCGGACACATGCAGAAGCTGTAAACACCACGCTGATCGAGATAGTGGTCGGACACCTGATGGGTGAGCTTGTACTCCGCCGCCTCCAGCTTTTCATGGCCGGCAGCACGGCCGTACTGGCTATGGTTAATGATGCTCTGCGGGTGTTCAGCGCGCACGCCGACGGCGAACGATTTCGCTTCCATGGCAATACCCAGCTGCTGCAGCCGTTCAAAGGTGTCGCGTGCCGAGTGGCCGGTGGCAAGGATGACATGTTCGGCACTGATCTCTTCGCCTTGATGGGTTCGCACGCCGGTGACCTTGCCGTTTGCGAGCAGCAGATTGTCAACACGGGTCTCGAAGCGATAGTCGACGCCAAGGTCGAGCAGGTGGTGGCGCATGTTGCGCACGATGCGAACCAGTTTGTCGGTTCCCAGATGCGGGTGAGCATCGACAAGGATATCTTCACGCGCCCCAAAGCGAACAAAGGTGTGCAGCACCCAGCGAAGGTAGGGGTGTTTTATGCGGGTATAGAGCTTGCCGTCGGTATAGGTGCCGGCACCGCCTTCACCGAAGCAGATATTGCTCTCGGGATCCAGTTCACCGCGCGAACGCAGGCGCCCGATATCACGCATGCGCGTCTCCACCGGCTTACCTCGTTCCAGCAGCGTCACCCTCAAACCTGATTCCGCCAGAGCAAGTGCGGCAAAGAGACCGGCAGGGCCTGCACCGATGACAACGACATGCTGGTTTGTGGATGCGGTTTTGCAGAATATCTCGGGCCTGACCGCCTCCAGTGAGCTCCGATCGATGCTGAACACCTGAGCAGGTAACTCGGCCGGCTCCCGGCTCAGTTCGACCTCATAGGTACAGACAAAATGGATGTGAGATTTTTTGCGCGCATCTACCGCGCGTCGGACGCATCGGCTGGCCAGCAACTCATCTTCATGGATGCCGAGGAGTGCTATCAGGCGTACTGCAACCGCACTCTTGCTTTCGTTCAGTTCAACCTTGAAGTTGTTGACGGCATATAACACTGATGCGTTGGGTGATGCCGGTCAGGCCGCGGCGAGATGCCCGTGGCTGGTATGGCTGATGGCATTCTCCGCATCGACATAGACCAGCTTCGGCTTGAAATGTTCCGCTTCCTTGGCCTTCAATTCGGCATAGGTGCAGATGATCAACAGGTCGCCGGGATTCGCCTTGTGGGCAGCTGCACCATTGACACCGATGGTGCCCGATCCGCGCGGGGCGGTGATCGCATAGGTGGTGAAACGCTCGCCATTGGCGATATTATAAATATGCAGCTGTTCAAAGGGGAGGATATTGGCCTCATCCAGCAGATTCTGGTCGATGGCGCAGGAGCCTTCGTACTCCAGCTCAGCATGGGTCACCGTGGCACGGTGAATCTTCGATTTCAGCATGGTGAGTTTCATAGGTTGTTCTCCATTCCAGCTACCGGGAGCGGCATATTATCGATCAGGCGTGCATTGCCAACCTTTGCGGCAATAAAAGCGCGTGCAGGCTGTCTGTTAAGCCTGCGTCTGTTTTTCAGAGAGGCGGCACTGCGAACCTCAAGGTATTCGGTTTTGATTCCGGCTTCGGCCAGAATTGATTCGGCAGTCGCCATCAGCATGTCGACACTTCTCTCGCCATCCGCCGCCACTTTCTGCATGGCAATCAGAGCCTGCGACAGGGCTGTTGCAGTCAGATGATCTGATTCTGAGAGATAGCGGTTACGGCTGCTCTTTGCCAGGCCGTTCATCTCGCGAATGGTCGGGCAACCGATAATCTCTACCGGCATCTGCAGATCACGTACCATACGGCGGATAATCGCCAGCTGCTGCCAGTCCTTCTCACCGAAGATGGCTATATCGGGCTGCACGATATTGAATAACAGGTTCACTACCGTAGCCACACCATCGAAGTGGCCAGGCCGTGACGCTCCGCAGAGGCAGTCGGAAAGCTTCTCCACCTTCAGGGTCACCCTGGGCCCACGCCTGGGATAGAGGGTGGCCGGATGGAAGATATAATCGACGCCCTCTGCCTCGCAGAGTGAGGCATCTGCCTCGAAGGTACGTGGATATTTGTCGAGATCCTCGCCTGCACCGAACTGCAGCGGATTGACGTAGATGCTTACCACGACGATATCCGCTTCATCTTTCGCCTTCCTTATCAGGCTCAGGTGCCCTTCGTGCAGGCAGCCCATGGTGGGTACGAAAGCGATGGTTTTGCGGCCCCGGTATCGGGCCAGCTGGCGACGGATCTCGGCCGATGTGTGTGCGACTCTCATTTTGGAAAGTTTCCTGATTTGACGTCGGCTACCCAGCTGGAGATCGCATCACCCATTACCCTGCGAACATCGGCGTAGGCGGGCGCAAAGGGGGGATTGGATTCTGACAGGCCGACCAGGTCGTTGAATACCAGCACCTGGGCATCGCAGTTGACGCCGGCACCGATACCGACGGTGGGAATCGCTACGGATGCAGTTATCGATGAGGCAAGTTCAGCGGGTATATTCTCCAGGACCAGCGCAACTGCGCCTGCATCAGTCACAGCCTTCGCATCGCGCAGGAGTTGCGATTGCTCATCCTTACTCTTGCCGCGTTTACCGTAGGAGCCGAACTTCTTCACCGACTGCGGGGTAAGTCCGATATGGGCAACAACCGCAATGCCGCGCTCAGCCAGAAAGCGGATGGTGTCAGCCATATGTGCGCCACCCTCGATTTTCACTGCATCGCAGCCGCTCTGTTGCAGCACCGCCACGCTCGCATCGAACGCCTGCTCGGGTGATTTCTGGTAGCTGCCGAAGGGAAGATCGCAAACCACCCACGCACTTTTTCTGCCGCGTACGACAGCTGCAGTGTGGTGGATCATCTGATCAAGTGTAACTGGGAGGGTGCTGTCAAAACCAAGAGAGACCATGCCGAGCGAATCGCCGACCAGCAGCACTTCGGCTCCGGCAGCTTCGGCTATGGCAGCTGAGGTGGCATCGAGCGCCGTCAGCCAAACTGTTTTCTCGTCACGCTGCTTGGCGCGCAAAAGCGTCGCTGCCGTGACCTGTGAGTTGTTTGTCATCGCATTCCTTTCCGCTTCGGTCCCGTGGGTACCGTCTTTCAGGATCGGCGTATGTTAGGTTTTTGCAGGGGTTGAGGCAAACCGGCGCAGTTTACGGTTTTTTGTTGGTTGATGCGGCGCTGTATGACAGTTCGGCGATCAGACGGGAAAAGTGGTTCGTTTCGATCAGATCGACACCGTTTGCATGCAGTGCTGCCGCCTGCAGCGCATCGTTGACTGTATAGGCTGCAGTTCTCACCTTCCTGTCAGGCCAGTTACGAATTTGCTGCAACTGTTGCCAGGGGAAAAAGAGCCAGCCCAAGGTGACGTTGGGCGTACGCCCCCCCTCCATCACCCAACCAACCGGTGTATGGAAGCTCAGGCTGCACGCCTCGACCAGCCTGGCAGACATGCTGATTGGAATGATTTGCTGCTGGAGTGAACCGGGAATCATCGCATGCAGAAATTTGGCAGCAGCGCCGGCAGACCTGCGCTTCAGAATAGGGGGCTTGATCTCAAGAAACAGCGTGATGTGCGGGGCTTTGCTGAGCCACGCAAGCAATGCCTCGAAGGTCGGGATATAGCCAGGAAGATCAGTCAGGACGAGCTCTGATATTTTCTCACTATCGATTCGGTTGTCATGACAGACCACCGGCACCATATCTCTGGTAAACTGGATATCACACTCGATATAACGGGCGCCTGCTTTTGCTGCCGCTTCGAACGCGGCGAGCGTGTTCTCGCATGCGGATTCCTGATCGCCGCGATGTGCTACGAGATAGCTTGCGGGATCGGAGGTCACGGGGTCACTCAGGCGTAGCTTGCCCAGAATTCGGTCTGCGACTGCATGTTGCCGATGCGTTTGATCAGCGCATCGACCGCCTCTTCACTGTCGGCAAAATTCATGCGGTCGGTCTGTACGACCAGCAGAGGCGTCTCCTGGTAGTGGAAAAAAAACTGGTCGTAGGCGGCAATCACCCGCTTCAGATAGTCGAACTGGATGCCGCGCTCGGTCGGCCGGTTGCGGCCACGGATACGATCCATGATAACGCGCGGATCGGATTGCAGGTAGATGACCAGGTCGGGCTTATGCAGGTCGACCGTAACCAGTTTGGCGACCTGCTCATAGAGCGCCAACTCCTCATCGGAGAGGGTGACCGTGGCGAAAAGGTGGTCCTTGGCAAAGATGTAGTCGCTGACGATGCCCTGCGTAAAGAGATCCTGCTGGTGCAGTGTCTGCCACTGCTTGAGGCGCGAAAAGAGGAAAGAGAGCTGGACGGAGAGGGCATGACGTGAGGGATCCTGATAGAAGAGCTCGATGAATGGGTTATCGTCAACCTGTTCAAAGAAGGTGGATGCCTCAAGCTTCTCGGCAAGCTTGCGGGTCAGTGTCGTTTTACCGACACCGATAGCGCCTTCGACAGCAATGTGACACTGATTCAGTGGCCTCCTGCCAAAGCGTCTCTCCATCACTGTTACCATGCTTCCCCCCCGGGTAGCGGCGGCTCACCTGCTGCCATAATTTCCTGCAGGCGCTCGGCTGCCGTCTGTTTCAACTCTGGATGTTGCCACTCCGGAGCCAGATCGCAAAGCGGTCTTAACACGAACTGGCGATCAAACATCAGCGGGTGCGGTACGGCGAGCTGTTCTGAATCGATTATCTCGCCGTTTATAGCGATGATATCGAGATCAAGGGTGCGTGCTCCCCACTGCTCACTGCGTACCCTGCCATGCCCGGTTTCGATTGCCTGCATCGCTTCCAGCAGGGGCAATGGCGCCAGTTCCGTTTCAAGGGAGACTACTGCATTGAGATAATCAGGCTGCCCTGCAGGCCCTACAGGCGGGGTGCGGTAGAGAAGGGATGAGGCCACAACATGCGTCTGCGGCAATGCATCGATCTGATTGCGGGCCGAGATAAAAGCGTTTTTCACATCTCCGAGGTTGCCGCCGAATGCGATAAATGCGCGACTCATGCGAAAGCTACAGCGCCGCCACGGCGCGGATCACCTGCTCCGTTCAGGCTGCCATTTGGCTTGCGGGTGATGGCGTTAACGCCTCCGAAGTAAACGCTCTGCCGTTTCCAGTCACGTAGTTTCCAGCCAAGTGACATCAGCAGGTGGCGTTCGTGATCATTAAGGAGTTCCGGTTCAATATCGAGTTCACCGCTCTCATTATGGAGGCGCGGTGCATGTACAGCTGCTTCAATATCCTGATCGAGCAGGCGGTGACGCAGAAGCGCCTGCAGGATGGCACCACGCAGCCGGTTGGAGCCACCGCTGCCAAGTACCAGTGAAGGCTTGCCTTTTTCGATAAAGATTGAGGGTGCCATCATTGAGGAGAGTGTGGCGCCTCCCGGCAGGGCATGGAAACCGAGCGGATTGATATCCTCTTCACCGAGCATGTTGTTCAGGTGAATGCCGGTGCCCGGCACGACAATACCTGCACCTTCACCGTTACTGCTGGTCAGTGAAACGGCCATGCCATGCTTGTCGATAACACTGATGTGGGTGGTGCTGCCGTGGCGGTTGTCCGGCTCTTTGATCACTTCGCTATCGAGGTTGCGCAGGCGGTTCCGGATCTTTGCAGCTGCTGCCTCGATATGGGCTTCATTGAGTATGCTGTCGCTGATATCGGACTCATGAACGCGCGAATCAAAGCCATTCTGGCGAAGCAGACTTGCCGATCTCATCCCTTCTGCAGCAAGAACCGGCCAGGGAAGCGAAGCTGTTTCCGGATGACGGTAAAGGCGGTCGAGCATGGTGGCGGCGAAGGCGATCAGCAGGCCGCCGGAAGAGGGGGGAGGATTGGTGATTAATCTTCCGCCAAACAGGTGAATACCGAGCGGTTTGCGAAGTTGAACCTGCCCGGATCTCATATCATCCATGCAGAGCAGGCCGTACGGCGAGCAGGATTTGACGATTGCTTTCGCCAGATCGCCATGGGACATCTCTTCGATTCCGTCGATCGCGAGCATTTCCAGGGTATTGGCGAGTTCGGGATTGCGAAATGATTCCCCTTCACGCCACAGATCACCGGAGGTGTGAGAGGTATGCAGCGCTCTGCAGGATGGCGTGTCGGTTAAAATCGGCCTGAGAAGCGAGATGAATGAGGCCTGTAGAGCATTCAGGCGAACCCCGTTTCTCGCCGCATCAAGAGCCGGAGCCAGAACTTCGCGAAGCGGCAGTTTTCCGTTTTCACGATGTGCCCGGAACAGCATGGGCAGCAGGGAAGGCGTAGCGACCGAACCCTGGCCGATATGGAAGCTCTGCACGGTATCACCGAAGTCGATCGGCACAGCTTTCAGTTCAGGCTCAACACCTGTCACTCTCTTGCCGGTTGGCATGCGTGCAAAACCATCGTAGAGAATCGATCTGCCCGCTGCATCGGCAATTAACAGGAATCCGCCACCACCGGGTGCGGTGAGTGCCGGTTCCGCAATAAATGATGTGGCGATGGCGGCGACGGCTGCATCAACCGCATTGCCGCCTGATCTCAGAATAGATGCACCTGTTTCTGCTGTGGCTGCATGGCCGGCTGCCACCATGCCCGTGCTGCAGTTGCTCATGCGCCTTTCTGCTGGACGACAAAACCCTTGGTTTTCAGTTTTCTTTCGATCTCTTTCTGAAGCCGTTCTGCACTGCCCCGATCTTTTTCCGGTCCGGCCCATACTGCATGCAGGCCGCCCGGTTTGGGGGCGATCACCGCACTCCACCCCTGTAGCTTGAGCTGGTCTACAAGACCCTGCGCCCGCGGCCTCTCGCCGAAAGCACCCATCTGGACGTAATAGCCTGCCGCGGGTGCAGACGGTTTGGTGGCGGGTTCGGCTTTGGAGGGAGCAGGTGTGGGCTTGGCAGGTGTTTTTTCCACAACGGGTTTGGAGGGTGTAATGACTGCTTTGGGGGGGGTAATCTCTCTTGCGGTCTCAACCACCACGGCCTCAGCTTCATCCTCAATCGGCGGTGCGATCTGTTCGGCAATAATCTCTTCCATGCTTGCAGGCACAGCAGGCTCTTCACCTACACTCTCATGTTGAGGAAACTCAAAGAGATCGGGCTTGATTGCGGCGGTCAGGATAACCAGCAGGCAACAGCTGGCGACAATCCAGGCTGTACGATGCTCGGTCAGCGAAGCTTTCCAGTTGTTCTGTTCTGTCATATCGGGCGTTCAGCAGTCAGTGAAACAGCTCATCCAGCTTGTCCGAGAAGCTGTTGTAGCGGAATGGCTTCTGCAGGATGTTGAACTTCTTATCGGGGAAACGGTCATGCAGATCTTCGGGATAGCCGGTGACAAACAGGATGCGCCCGAGGATGTCGGGATTAACCTGCTCAAGCGAACTGTAGATCTCATCGCCGGAGAGCTTCGGAATGCGCACATCCAGCAGGATCAGTTGATACTCACCACCGTGGGTTGTCAGCTCAAAAAGGCTTTTCACAGGATCACTCATACTGGTAATGCTGCTCTGCATCCCTTTTTCGCTGACGTAGCGATTCAAAAATGCAGTCAGAATACTCTGAACACTGTCTTCATCATCGATTATGAGTGCTTTAATTTCCATTTCCTTTCTCTCTTTCTCTTGGCATTACGAACCTTTACTGCTCAAAAGTCCCTTCCATGGGCTGGGATCGTTCATCTGAGTATAGCAGGCTTTGCGGATCCACGCGAGCCATCCTGAAGCGCACTCCCCAATGCAGATGTGGTCCGGTTGCCCGCCCGGTTGAGCCTACCTTGCCGATCATCTGGCGGGTCTCTACCCATTGCCCCTTTTCCACATTTGCAGATTGCATGTGCGAAAAAACAGAGACTAAACCATTTCCGTGTCCGATGGCTACTGTGATGCCGTTAAGGTACATGTCGGAGACCATCAGGACCTTGCCTGCCAGCGGTGTTTCAATCGCAGTTCCGGCGGGTGCTGCAATATCGACCCCGGAGTGAGGGGAGCGCGGTTCACCGTTCACATATCGCTGTGCCCCGAAAGGTGTGGACTCGATCCCTTTTGTCGGCTTGCCGAACAGTCTGATTGCAGGGGCCGCATCCACTTTCTCGCTATAGGTCGCCTTCAACTCTTTTACCTCGCGCCGGATACGCTCAAGCGTTTTCGGGTCAAACTCGGCCATTTTTTTCTCCACCTGAATATGGGAGATGCGGAATTCACCATGGGTGACCGTCAGGCTGTCTCTGGAAACCACAGCTTTACCGTTCGACCACTCAATCGGGTAACGGGTCGGTTTTGTTTTCAGGTCGATGCCGATCCATCCCCTCCACTTGCCATTTTCAAGTTTTTTAACCGGCCACCTTTTACCGAAGCACCAGAGGCGAGGGTTTTCCGCATCAATAGTTGCCTCTACCGTCACCACTTCTCCCTGAACGGCCTGCCATGAAGCGGCCTGAGCCGTACCGCCCCAGCAGGCGATCATCAACAGGGTGTAGAACAATCGTTTCATGGTTTGATCCTCTTTACCGACTTCACTTTGGTTTCAGCGCTACCATCATGGAACTGAACATGCAGTGTGTCGCCGGCTGCAAGGTCGGATGTGGAGGTAATCAGTTTTCCATCAGCAGCAAAACTCATGCTATATCCTCGACGGAGTACGCCCGTTGGATCGAGTTCGGTGAGTTTGCCGCAGAGCAGCTCGAAACGGTGGCGTTTCTGCTCAATTCGGCGCGTTTCCAGCATCATCTCTCGTAGATGCCGGTCCAGTCGCAGCTTCTGTTGCCGGAGAATATCCTGCAACGACTGCCTCAGTTTAATGTTCAGGTTCGACCAGTCGCGACGCTGCTGCTGTAGCCGTTCTCCCGGTTGCAGAGGGGCAAGCCGTTTTTCGATAGTACGCAGCGGTG harbors:
- a CDS encoding M23 family metallopeptidase, with the translated sequence MKRLFYTLLMIACWGGTAQAASWQAVQGEVVTVEATIDAENPRLWCFGKRWPVKKLENGKWRGWIGIDLKTKPTRYPIEWSNGKAVVSRDSLTVTHGEFRISHIQVEKKMAEFDPKTLERIRREVKELKATYSEKVDAAPAIRLFGKPTKGIESTPFGAQRYVNGEPRSPHSGVDIAAPAGTAIETPLAGKVLMVSDMYLNGITVAIGHGNGLVSVFSHMQSANVEKGQWVETRQMIGKVGSTGRATGPHLHWGVRFRMARVDPQSLLYSDERSQPMEGTFEQ
- a CDS encoding SPOR domain-containing protein; amino-acid sequence: MTEQNNWKASLTEHRTAWIVASCCLLVILTAAIKPDLFEFPQHESVGEEPAVPASMEEIIAEQIAPPIEDEAEAVVVETAREITPPKAVITPSKPVVEKTPAKPTPAPSKAEPATKPSAPAAGYYVQMGAFGERPRAQGLVDQLKLQGWSAVIAPKPGGLHAVWAGPEKDRGSAERLQKEIERKLKTKGFVVQQKGA
- a CDS encoding gamma-glutamyltransferase, coding for MSNCSTGMVAAGHAATAETGASILRSGGNAVDAAVAAIATSFIAEPALTAPGGGGFLLIADAAGRSILYDGFARMPTGKRVTGVEPELKAVPIDFGDTVQSFHIGQGSVATPSLLPMLFRAHRENGKLPLREVLAPALDAARNGVRLNALQASFISLLRPILTDTPSCRALHTSHTSGDLWREGESFRNPELANTLEMLAIDGIEEMSHGDLAKAIVKSCSPYGLLCMDDMRSGQVQLRKPLGIHLFGGRLITNPPPSSGGLLIAFAATMLDRLYRHPETASLPWPVLAAEGMRSASLLRQNGFDSRVHESDISDSILNEAHIEAAAAKIRNRLRNLDSEVIKEPDNRHGSTTHISVIDKHGMAVSLTSSNGEGAGIVVPGTGIHLNNMLGEEDINPLGFHALPGGATLSSMMAPSIFIEKGKPSLVLGSGGSNRLRGAILQALLRHRLLDQDIEAAVHAPRLHNESGELDIEPELLNDHERHLLMSLGWKLRDWKRQSVYFGGVNAITRKPNGSLNGAGDPRRGGAVAFA
- a CDS encoding response regulator, giving the protein MEIKALIIDDEDSVQSILTAFLNRYVSEKGMQSSITSMSDPVKSLFELTTHGGEYQLILLDVRIPKLSGDEIYSSLEQVNPDILGRILFVTGYPEDLHDRFPDKKFNILQKPFRYNSFSDKLDELFH